CTCCCCAATTCCAATTTCACCTGTAGATTCAACTGTTGAATTAGATTCTACAGATTTACCTGAATCAACACTTTCTTTTACCATTTCTCCTCCTTCATTTTTGAATTTATCAAACATTTTATGATCTTCTTTTTAAAATGGGAATAAAAAGTTATTATGAATCTCAAAGCTGACCTTGTGAATGATTTTTATTCAATTAAAGAGAAAAATGGTGATTATCTCATCGATATTGAATTTCTAAATTCTTGGTTAAAACCACTGGATTTTTCTGAATTAGTGCTTAATTCTCCGATCTGTAAAAGCTTGAAATTTTGTTCTGTCTCAGGATTTTTTAAACCAGAAATTACAAAGGAAATAGCAAATACATTCTCTTCATCTGTTTCTGCTATTTTTCCAGAAAATATGACTCTGTAACTTAGATCCTCATCAGAGGCTGTTCCATGCATTATTACATGAGAACCATTGGATTTTCCACTTAATTCCAAGTCAAACTCTTTTTCTTCAAGATTTAACACACCATTTGCAGTAATCTCCCATAGATTTTCTTCAACTTTTGATGCTTTTCCATCAAAAAGGACGATCCCTGAGTTATATGCCTTATAATTTACATATATCCAACTAGATGTTTGATCTTCAAAAGATAGCAGTCTCTTCATGTCCTCTTCTGAAACATCAGTTGGTAAAGCATAATGTTGCAGTTCTAACTTTCCATCTACTACTTTTTCAGTTAGAATTGCCCAAAGTCTCTCTTTTTTCACATTTTTTGAAATCTTTACCTTTTCCTCTTGACTTTCTTGTGATTCTGCAAATGAATAGCTTACAGATAATGGTGAAGCAAAAAGCATCAAAAGAATGATTATTCCTCCAATAGTTCTTTTTCGGGGTTTTACCATGCGTAGATATTGCTTGAATAATAGTTTAGGAACGGTAAGGAAACATCCTGTTCCTTATATACAAAATTTCAGTAAAATATCCAAAAATCTACCAAAATTCACTCAATTTTACAAAAACATGAAAAATAAGATTTTTTTAAAGAAAATCAGCTTTTCTAATCAATTTTTTAGGCATAAATTTTGCCAGAATTTTTCTCTCCGCATCCATTTTCACAAAAAATCATCATTTTTTTTACCGAAATGAGTGTTCCGCTTTGTGTTCCGCTATGAAGTTTCAAAATGTTCCTCATAAACTAAGTAATTCTTTACTATAGCATGTCAAAACAACAATACAGGTCCGAAATGGGCATAATGGGTGATATCTTAGACGTTACCGCCGATGGCGGTCGTAATGGAATCATTGTATCTGCAATCTCTCGCAAAGCCAACCTATCTCACTACGCAGTACTAGACAAATGTGAGAAACTGGTAGAAGCTGGCTTAGTCGAATCCGTCAAAAATGATAGGAATAGAGTCTTTTTGATTACCGAAAAAGGACTTCAATTTTTCCAGGAATTTAAGAGGTTTCAGGGACTAGTAGAAAGCATGAATCTAAGGTATTGATCCAATGAGTTCTGAAATCGTACCAATTCATAGGAAAGAGTTTCTTCGAGAAGATGGAATGCTTTTTGTAAGGACTGATGGTATCCTCGAAACAATGGTTAAAGCACCTTTGATAATTGCTAGCTTAATCTTTGTTGCATTAGCGATACCTATTCAGACCTCATTCAGCTCTACTCGAACTCTTGATCTTACTCTTTATTCAGATGGTTCTGCACATGTATCATCTCAATTAGATGTGGATCCTCTAAATCCAGATTTTGAGGTTAATCTATTTGGTCCCTCAATTGATAATTTTGTAGCAGTTGGCGAAAATGGCTTTTTACTATCTAGTGAAATAATTGATGATAAAGTAACTATCGATACTTTTGGAACATCTTCTATTACAATTGATTATGATATTCATGACTTAATTTCCAAAGAAGGAAGAGTTTGGACTTTTTCTCTTGATTCACCAACTGATTATTCATTATTAATGCCACAAAACTCTATCATTGTTGGCATGAATGCATTGCCATCAAATATGATTATAATAAATGATCAAACACAGTTGGAACTAAGTACTGGTTTATCAGAAATTAATTACATTCTTGGAACTACAAACCCACCAGTAACAAACCCACCAGTAACAAACACTAAACAGTCTACCCTTGATATTTTTACAATTTCAATTATTGGTGTCTCCATTACAACAGCTGTAGTTGGAGCAATTATTGTGATTAAAAGAAAACAAACAAAATCATTACCTGTTATAGAAAATGAAATTACTGAATCTAAAACAAAGACTGACTCCAATGATCCTGAAACCATTTTTAATCTAAGACCTGAAATGCGCGAGGATGATAAAGAAATTATAAAATTTATTTCTGAAAATGGTGGACAAGTTTTAGAAAGTGATCTTAGAAAAAAATTCCTTCAACCAAGAACTACCATGTGGAGAGCAGTTAAACGACTAGAAAGACAAGGAGTAATTGAAATTGTAAAAAAAGACTTGCAAAATCTTGTTAAACTAAAAAAAGAATTGGAGGAAGAAGAATGAAAACTATAGCAACTTTTGGATTATTCATTTTAGTTGCTAGTATGGTTCTTGGAGGGGCTACAAGCAATGTTTATGCCCAAGATGATTCAACAATCCTCCTAAAACTTGCAAAACGTGCACAAAACCAAGTTCAAAATCAAATTTCTTCTGAATCTCCAGATAAAATAAAAAGATTATTTGAAGAAGGAGTTCAAAATGTCAATTCACTTGAAAAGGCAATTAGAAATAATGATGTTGATTCTGCAAAAAAACATTTTCTTACTGCAATGAAGATTTTTACTCAAATTTCTAGACAATCAACAGAATCAGATGTTCCCACCAAAGAATCAACATCAGAAGTTGCAGCAAAAACAGCATCGGATTCTGCAAGATCAACTGTCAAAGATCCATCAAATGATATTCAAAGATTACAAGTTTATGTAAATAGTCTAAAAACAATTGCTAAAAAATACAATGTCTCAATTGACTTTTCTGAGCTTGATGAATTATTTAGATTATCTAAACAACAAATCAAAGATAATCAATTTACTTTAGCATTAGATACACTTCAGAAAATCAAAGAAATCATTGTAGAAATTAATAAAGAAATTCGTGATGAAGCATCAAAACAAGAGTCTCAACGTGCTAAAGAATATGCTCAAAAATATCTAGAGCAATTAGATAGATTAATTGAAAATGCCAAAAACCAGGGCGTATCTGATGAAATAATCAAAAAATTAGAAAATGCCCGAGAAAATCTCTCATCAGCAAATAATCCAAATGATATAATCAAAGAAATTAGAGAAATCTTGTCAATAAAGAAACAGTTTGAACTAACAAAAAATGATAGACTTGAATCTAGAGTATTGCAAGTTGAAAAAACCATGTCTCGATTATCTCAAATGGATGGAGTAGATCAGGATGATTTAGCTAATGCTAAAGATACACTTCAAAGCATTAAACGTCATTTGTATGATGGAGAATTTGATACTGCCAATGAACTTTTGAGAGATTTGGCAAAACAATTACAAGAAATCAAAAATTCTCTTTGATGCCCATCATAAACTTCATATACATTTTCTAAACAGCATTGAACATGGCTTCTAAAGCAATCATAGTTGGAGTAGGTATCCCTATGATTGTTGTTGGTGCTTTAATGGCTTGGTTATGGGCTCCATTAGAAGGAATTTACCAAAATCAAGTGGAACTTGTTGGAAGCACTATTGGAATCTTGGGAGTGGTGTTTTTCATCTCTGGATTATTTTATACCAAGGAACCTGTAATGCATTAGAAACTCATTGAATAAATAATGAAAAAAATTATGATTATTACTTGAAAGTAAGATTATTTGAGATATTTACATCAGTTGAAGGTGAAGGAATTCTTTATGGAACAAAGACTCTTTTTGTAAGACTTGCAGGATGTCCTTTCACTTGTTTTTATTGTGACACTAAAGAATCCCTTCCACTTGACTCTGGAACAGAATATACAATTGAAGAAGCAAATCAACTAATTGATACTAATCTTAAAAGCCAAACTTACAAAGTAAATTTTACCGGTGGTGATCCACTTATTCAACATCAAGCAGTAGCATTACTTGCAAAACATATCCAAGACAAAAAAATCCCCACATATCTTGAATCATCATGTTTTGACATTGATAGATTCAATCATGTGTTACCATTTATTGATATTGTCAAAATTGAATTTAAAACAAAAGACTCTGATTTTGTAGATTCTAAACATTATAAAAAATTAATTGCCCATACAATGAAATGTCTTGAATCATCTATCCAAGCAAAAAAAATAATTTATATCAAAATTGTTGTTAGCTCTAAAACTAAGTTATATGAATTTAAAGAATTAGTAAATCAAATTTTTGAGATTATTTCTAAAGACGATATAGATGGATTTATCATTCAACCAACATATGGTGTTTCTGAACCGTCATTGGAACTTTTATTGAATTTGTATGATATTGTATATCCACATTATATTGATGTCAAAGTAGTTCCTCAATTACACAAATTCATTGGAGCTCCATAATATTAGCACCTGACTAAAAATCTAATTAGGTTCAAATACTAGAAAAATTCTGTGAAAATGTACATGGACAAAGAACGTGTAAAAAAACTCGTAAGAGAATTAATTATTGAAATTGGTGAGGATCCTACACGTGAAGGTTTACGAGAAACTCCAGATAGAATTGCAAGCATGTACAAAGAAATCTTTGGAGGATATGACTCTGATTCAGAATTATCTGTACAATTCTCAGAGGATTCTGATGTAGTAATTGCACGCGATATTCAATTTTATTCAATGTGCGAGCACCACATGTTACCATTTTTTGGAAAAATTCACATTGCTTATTCCCCAAATGGAAGAGTTTTTGGAATTTCAAAACTTGTTAGATTAGTTGAAAAATATTCAAAGAGGCTCCAAATTCAGGAACGACTTACCAAAAATATTGCAGATGAATTATACGCTCAAGGCGTAAAAGGCGTTGTTGTTTTAGCTGATGCAGAACATCTCTGCATGAAAATGCGTGGTGTTAGAAACGATGCAACACTTTCATCATCAGCATTTAGAGGAATTTATGAGAAAAAAGAAGAAAAAGAAGGAATAATGACACTCATTAGAAAACGTGCCTCAGACTCTTCTTTCTAGGCTATACTGAAAAATTAAATAATCAACATTTTTGATGAACATCATGGGAGCAAATCCATACGTCCATATTCCAAAAGAATCTTGGCCCAGTTGGACATGGTATGCAATTGAGTTTGGAATTGTTATAGCAATCTCTATGCTAGTATCTAGAGAAATCACTAACTCAATTGAAAATCTTACTCCTGAGGTACAAAATTATGTATTCATGGGAATTGTTGGATTGATCTTCTTAGCTTGGTATATTGGAATAAGAGGTTTTATTCTAAAAAAGAAAATTCTTCGAAACAAATACTAGCATTATTTAAGATATTTTGTTTTGTCAATGATACCTGCTTTTTCAAATGCAATTTTTCTATTATTACAAGATTCACAAATCCCACAATGATATTTTTTATTTGAATAACAACTCCAAGTTTTAAAAATAGAATCTCCCAATACATTCATTCCTGATTTTAATAAATCACTTTTTGATAATCCTTTACGATAAGGAGACCAAATCTCTATATTTTCTCGTAATTTTGATTTAATTCCATCTATCTCACCTTGATTAAATGCAGCTTCAAGTTTTTCTGCAAAAATTGGTCTACAGTCAGGATAATGCTGATCTCCTGTATGTGCTCCATATACAACTAGTTCTGCATTAAGTGTAAAAGCCCAAGCAGATGCAATTGATAGAAATACAGCATTTCTAATTGGAACTACTATTGAATACTCAAATTTGCTTGGAATTTTCTTTTTTGAACTTGTCAAAACATTAGAATCCCCATACAATTCTTTCATAAAGCCAATATCGATTATTTTATGCTGTTTTAATCCAAGTTTTTTTGCAAAAGATTTTGCTACTGTAATTTCATTATTTGCTTTTTGTCCGTATGAGAATGTAATTCCATATAACTCATATTTTGATTTCAAAAATGAAACTGCACAAACAGAATCTATTCCTCCACTAAACACTATTACCGCTTTTTTCATATTCCTTCAAAATCATTTTTTCTTATCTGCTGCACCTTTACTTGGTTTACAAATTATTGTTTGACATTTAATATTTGCAGATGCAAATCCTTTAGACATTGCCAAACTAATCTTTTTCAAATTAGCAGATTTTTGTGAAAATGCAATTATTGAAGGTCCTGCACCACTAATTGTGACACCTAATGCACCTGCTTTTAGAGCATTTTGCTTTACGTTAGCATAACCTGGAATCATGTGCTGTCTTGCTGGTTCAACTATAACATCTTTAATTGAATTGCCTATCAACTCTGGATCTTTTCTCATAAATCCTGCAACAATTGCAGATGCATTTGATATGTTCAAAACACTATCAGTTAACTTCACTTTCTTTGGAATTACTCCTCTTGACACTTTGGTTTTCTTTTTTGGAACATCAAGTTTTGGGACTGCAACACACATTCGAAGATTAATTGGTGGATCTATTCGAATTACATCTAAAGGATTAGTCTTTACAATGACAAATCCTCCTAGAACTGAAGCTGCAACATTATCATAATGAATTGTTCCAGCACTGGCTTTTTCACCAAAACCTGCAAATTCTACCAAACTGTTTCCATCAAGTCTGAGTCCAAATAATTTATCAAATGCTACTGCAGTTGCTGCTGCTGACGCAGCACTACTACCCATCCCAAATCCTGCAGGAACTCCTTTTTTTATTTTAATTTCAATTCCGCTTTTAATTTGGAATCTTTTTTTCATATTTTTTACGACCAATCCTGCAGTATTGTTTTCAGGATTTGTAGGAATTCTGTCTTCAGTAATTATTGTAATCCCACTTTTAGTTTTGGTTAGTGTTATTTCATCATAAAATGCGTCTATTGCCAATCCAAATACATCAAATCCCGGCCCTAAATTAGCAGTAGATGAGGGTGCTTTTACAGAAATCGATTTCATTAATCTTCTACCTCCTCACCCAAATTAAGAATTCTGCTCAAAGCACCTTCAAGATTTACTAGTCCCTCTCCTGTTACATTAGAAATTGGAATCAATCCCTGTGCAAATCCTCCTAGATTCAAACCTCGTAAAATGTTTGTTGTCAATGAATAGGTATCTCCATCTGCTTCTTTAGAAATTGCATTCTCTAATGTATTCAAATTTGTCGACCATTGTAGTATTTCTTTTAACTTGTCCTCAATAAGATCTGTTTTAGTTACTACATTGATTGTAGGCAAATTCAAACGTAATCTAATTGAAGTTGCAAGAAGCGCAATTGAAACAAAATTAACTGGAGTAGTGATTAATGCACCATCAAAAAGAAAAATATTTGTTTTTTCATCTGATGAAATATTTTCTACAAGAAACCGTCCACTAGAACGATATGCAAATAATTCAATTTGACCAGGAGTATCAACAATAAGGTAATCTGGATTTATTCTATTAACTTCATTTTGAATATCATCAATTTTTGCTGCAATCAAATCATTTGCCATTATCATAGCACCATTTGGACCAAGATCATATTGATGCATTATAGATACAATGTCTACATAATCTCTAACATCAACATCACAAGTATATGGCATACTTTCTACTCCTGGATCTAAATTCAAGACAGCTACAAAAGCTCCATTTTTTGTATAATAATCATATAATTTTGATGTGAGTAATGATTTTCCAGAACCAGCTGTACCAGAAATAAAAATAGTTTTCAAACCTGTCTGATTCTTTATTTGCTTATATTTCAAACTAACTTGATTATCTAATTTTTCTCATAAATTCCAAATTGGCATTAAAAAATTCAATAAAATTTCACATTCTCTTTATCTGATTCTATTTCATTTGATTTATGATTAAAAGCATTCTGAAAAAGAAAATTATCTTAAAGATTTAATGATAAAACTACGAGAAAGAAATCTATCTAATTTTGATGTGTTGGATTCATTATTTGCAGAACTAAAACAAGAATTTCAAAACCAACAAAAACATCAATCAAATCATTTTTTCGTGCCTAATTTTAGATGTGTATTTTTTGATGACTAGGCACTTACTCAACTTTCATATTTGATTCCTCAAAAAAAATTATCAAATGAACTGGAGACTTGTTGCTATTCCTATTACCTTAATTCCTATTTTTATTATTGCTATTCAATTTGATATCCAATTAGATGACGTCTTAGCAATTGGAATTTTTCCATTTGTTGGTGCAGTTACTGCAATGATGATCAAATTAGGTTTACAGGGAATCAAATTTGCATATATTACAAGAAAATATCTTGGAAATCTTGATTCATTTTTCAAATTAGTAGGTGTCAGAGTTGGAAGTGAATTTATCAAGTTTACAACTCCTATGTTTGTTGGAGCAGAATTTGTTGTAATCTATTATTTGCATAAGAAAGGAGTTAATCCAGCAAAAGCGGCATGGATTGCAATTATGGATATTGTAACTGAAGTATTTGCCGCAGGTTTGTTATCTATAATGGCAGGAATTAT
This genomic window from Nitrosopumilus ureiphilus contains:
- a CDS encoding winged helix-turn-helix domain-containing protein; amino-acid sequence: MSKQQYRSEMGIMGDILDVTADGGRNGIIVSAISRKANLSHYAVLDKCEKLVEAGLVESVKNDRNRVFLITEKGLQFFQEFKRFQGLVESMNLRY
- a CDS encoding helix-turn-helix transcriptional regulator; translation: MSSEIVPIHRKEFLREDGMLFVRTDGILETMVKAPLIIASLIFVALAIPIQTSFSSTRTLDLTLYSDGSAHVSSQLDVDPLNPDFEVNLFGPSIDNFVAVGENGFLLSSEIIDDKVTIDTFGTSSITIDYDIHDLISKEGRVWTFSLDSPTDYSLLMPQNSIIVGMNALPSNMIIINDQTQLELSTGLSEINYILGTTNPPVTNPPVTNTKQSTLDIFTISIIGVSITTAVVGAIIVIKRKQTKSLPVIENEITESKTKTDSNDPETIFNLRPEMREDDKEIIKFISENGGQVLESDLRKKFLQPRTTMWRAVKRLERQGVIEIVKKDLQNLVKLKKELEEEE
- a CDS encoding 7-carboxy-7-deazaguanine synthase QueE is translated as MKVRLFEIFTSVEGEGILYGTKTLFVRLAGCPFTCFYCDTKESLPLDSGTEYTIEEANQLIDTNLKSQTYKVNFTGGDPLIQHQAVALLAKHIQDKKIPTYLESSCFDIDRFNHVLPFIDIVKIEFKTKDSDFVDSKHYKKLIAHTMKCLESSIQAKKIIYIKIVVSSKTKLYEFKELVNQIFEIISKDDIDGFIIQPTYGVSEPSLELLLNLYDIVYPHYIDVKVVPQLHKFIGAP
- the folE gene encoding GTP cyclohydrolase I FolE translates to MDKERVKKLVRELIIEIGEDPTREGLRETPDRIASMYKEIFGGYDSDSELSVQFSEDSDVVIARDIQFYSMCEHHMLPFFGKIHIAYSPNGRVFGISKLVRLVEKYSKRLQIQERLTKNIADELYAQGVKGVVVLADAEHLCMKMRGVRNDATLSSSAFRGIYEKKEEKEGIMTLIRKRASDSSF
- a CDS encoding 7-cyano-7-deazaguanine synthase; its protein translation is MKKAVIVFSGGIDSVCAVSFLKSKYELYGITFSYGQKANNEITVAKSFAKKLGLKQHKIIDIGFMKELYGDSNVLTSSKKKIPSKFEYSIVVPIRNAVFLSIASAWAFTLNAELVVYGAHTGDQHYPDCRPIFAEKLEAAFNQGEIDGIKSKLRENIEIWSPYRKGLSKSDLLKSGMNVLGDSIFKTWSCYSNKKYHCGICESCNNRKIAFEKAGIIDKTKYLK
- a CDS encoding homoserine kinase, which translates into the protein MKSISVKAPSSTANLGPGFDVFGLAIDAFYDEITLTKTKSGITIITEDRIPTNPENNTAGLVVKNMKKRFQIKSGIEIKIKKGVPAGFGMGSSAASAAATAVAFDKLFGLRLDGNSLVEFAGFGEKASAGTIHYDNVAASVLGGFVIVKTNPLDVIRIDPPINLRMCVAVPKLDVPKKKTKVSRGVIPKKVKLTDSVLNISNASAIVAGFMRKDPELIGNSIKDVIVEPARQHMIPGYANVKQNALKAGALGVTISGAGPSIIAFSQKSANLKKISLAMSKGFASANIKCQTIICKPSKGAADKKK
- a CDS encoding ATP/GTP-binding protein, with the translated sequence MKTIFISGTAGSGKSLLTSKLYDYYTKNGAFVAVLNLDPGVESMPYTCDVDVRDYVDIVSIMHQYDLGPNGAMIMANDLIAAKIDDIQNEVNRINPDYLIVDTPGQIELFAYRSSGRFLVENISSDEKTNIFLFDGALITTPVNFVSIALLATSIRLRLNLPTINVVTKTDLIEDKLKEILQWSTNLNTLENAISKEADGDTYSLTTNILRGLNLGGFAQGLIPISNVTGEGLVNLEGALSRILNLGEEVED